The Juglans regia cultivar Chandler chromosome 1, Walnut 2.0, whole genome shotgun sequence nucleotide sequence CGTTTCAACCAAACAATTTCATCCAATAATAACCCAATTTTTTCCTCCATATTATTCAGCACCCCTAGTATACTTTCCTCATTTGACCCCATCCATACGTTGCCAACTACCCCACGATTCTGCACGATCTCTGGACTTGTCACGGCTGGCACCACAGCACTCCCCTCTCTCGACTGAACCTTCTGTGCTTTAAGCGCCTCACTGTACGACCGTGCACCACCTGCTATTAACAATGAATCACCACCTTCATGCCTGGCCAGCTTCAAGCTTCCTTCCTGGAAAGCACTAAGTGCTCTGTTTCTCCCCTGCGAGACAGTGGAAGAGAAAGGAGGACTCAGCTCCTTCACTGTATCTCCAAAATATCTCCAACCTtctcccttccttccttccggcACAACAATCATACCTCTTCTCTTGTCATGCCCAAATTCCGATATAACTATAAAACTGCCATAATAATTACTACCCCTCCTTACCATCAATACCATATTTCCTTTTCTACGAGTTCTCAGAAACTCTGCTGAACCCAGTGATGCTGCACATTCCTTCACCATGGAGCCCAACCATCCCATGGTTTCATGATCCAAAGAAATGTATTTCACCACACGACTACTTCTCTCtgtgattctccaccacctttCATTCTCCTTTCTGAACTCAAAAACTTTATGATCAATAACAAACTCCCTGCACAGCCCCATCAAGACAAACCACTACGATAGACTGGACTCAACACTCCAAAGTCTCAAGAATCTGTTGCCATTATCACCCCAGTACCAGTACCaacaaaccagaaaaaaaaagaaaagaaaaaaaaaccaacgaAAGCTagaagtgtacggagagaaaaaggaGACTACCAGAGCAGAATTCCTCGGGTGAAACTTTAAAAGAGAATGTGCTGTTGAATCACAATAGGATTGCTATAGAATTAAAAAGTCCGACTAGAAATAACATCCCCAATGATATGATCCACCTACATGTCAATACATACATTGATACATCCAATATCAGAGTAAATGTCTATTATTCAACATTACATATTGACAACTTTTACAAGGCACCCTACAATATTAGCCCAAGTATTGACACTTATACTAGTAGGAAGCATCCCCTCTTTGTTTTGAGTACATGGACCATTCTGTTTTGGCTCTTCTCCATATTCTTATGTTATTCACCATGTACAAGGATCCCCACTTAGCATTATGGCTGAATGCTTAAAGCGCCCAACTCATAGTTGGCAACCAGGGTGGCATGGATGTAAGCAGACTCAACGCACATTGAAACGCTGATTATCGTGATTTATAGTACAGCAGTCTATTGTTTGTCAGCCTAGCGAATGAAAAAACTACAATTGGGAACATGCTTTTTTGTATCTCACATTCTTTCTTCATTGACACACAAGGAGAAATATAGATAGATGTGAggggggaaagagagagagagttataaAAAACTTTCCTTCCTGTGCCCATAAATGCATTACATATGTTAACAGTAATAATTCATTCGTCCAGCATTCTAAACTAGCACGCATAGATGATGCTCTTGTATGCGTCCCAAAATGCCAAGAGTGGAGTTTCTAGCAACTTGGAGAGGCATTCATGGTAACTCACAAATTGTagcaatttggaagatgattctcACTTGTCTGTGTTGTGCCTTCGGAGGAAAAATAATGGAAGCTTTGAAGATCGCGAGTGGTCAATGGACGAGCTTagaatgtttttctttaatagtttatttcatCAGTTGATTGTAATAAATGACGTAAAtattcatgaattccttgtattCCTAGCCCTAGCCCATCAAGCATAGGTGCTGCTCTTGTATACACCTGTGTAATTGACTGCCTATTTTCTATCATCAATAAAACTATCAGTAAAAAATACTTGGGCTCTTACCCATTCTtatgatgaataaaatacttTAGGCATATTCTGTGTAtgcttcctgtgtacttgggctatgcctttttctactaataaagtttttcttttacttattaaaaaaaaaagtatttgtccAGCATTACTTTTCATGCATTAATCTCCCCAAGCATTTCACATTCTTCCAATACTTTCTCAAAATGTAAACTTCTCTGATAAGATGACATTTTGAAGCTCCAAACTGGTGGCACCCATCCTAGCGAAACAATCAGAACTCAATATTTCATGAGCCTCAAAAATAAGCCAGAAGTCTTGCTTACAGATTTTCCTAGTGGCgggaaaaaaacaattgaagTCGAACAAGACAAAAGAGTACCTCATAGCACGATAAAGAGGGCGGTACCACAACACATACGCTCCAGGAACCCCTGATATGAAGTATATGATAGCAAGAAACCAAATTGTCGGCCCTACAAGAGAAGACAAGCTCAAGAGAGAATCATCCAAGACTTTTATTTCTAAGAATTATGATTATTGGCCTGcaataaaaatgcaaaactgACCTTCGCCTTTTATCCAAGCCGTGGTAACTGCAACGATATTCCACAAAAGACACAAAACCAAACCTGCAAACATTACAAAGTTCATAAACTTGGTCAGTTTTTTACTTTTGTCCGGGGCGTGGTTAACATAAAAAGAGAGCATTTTGACaatttttatcaaatcatttttatataaaaacatagttaaaaaaattaaggcaCTAAGATCTGCCCTAACCAACTGAAGAATACAAGGGaatacatcttttttttttttataggtatcccaaaacaaaattaataggGAATACATCTTGATTCAACAAATCAGAAAATATCCCTTCataatcagaaaattaattacTGTTCACAGAAATGTTTATCTCCAGGTATTATAGAAAACATGGCACTGCTTGTATTAGCAAAGCTACACTAAATGTTAGGAGATAGGGGCCTCCTGTTCTGTAGAATTTTAGAGTATGGTATTCAGCACTTATGGAAtatcaaactcatttaaagTTATTATGATTTACACAGGCTATTTCACAATGCTACCAGATTCTTTAAATATAAGACTTAAAAAGGtctttaaactgaaattttgATGCAGATAAATTCTAGCTCAAATAACAGCTTTTCACCTGGtaaaaagaaagtggaagatGGGTTCATGGATTAAAGACCACCAGGAGTGGGggtgtaaaaaagaaaatggaatctGGATGGTATTCTCCTCGTTCATTATATGTACTGATAAGGGTACCAATATTCATCAGAAGGAACAAGGCAAATCTTCCTTTTCACAGGTTAAACTTTCAAGTGGTATGCTCCAACAAGTGGTTTTAcatcttttataataataagcTCGATTTTTTGTGTTTACCCCCacccaaaagaaagagaaagatagAGATATTAAAGTGCACTACTTTTGTTTACCGAGAAATCTAGAACATTTTAACATCAAATTGAGGGCTAAAACTACGTCTTTTTGCAAAGAAAAGTGAGATGACTATCTAAGATATGCCAGAAAGGAGTATACAGCCGTTGAAATGCTGAATCCAAATGCCAAGGGATAGGATCTTTAGCTAACATACCCAAATATGTTGTGAAAGCAACGTACTGAATTCTTTGTAGATGGACAGGTATTTCATTTGCAATGTCATGATGGATAATAGGAAAATATGGGGGCCAGTTTTTCTCCTCTATAACAATTCCAgctgcaaaacaaaaataactttttttataagtaaatttacATGGAAAATTGGCAAAGTAatatttcttacttaaaaaaacaaaagaaataactttgattttaaatttagatgaaaaattggCAAAGTGCATCCATTGATCCTTTCAACTGCATATGAAAAGTGGAATACCTCTTGCTATAGCATCTTCCCTCCGCTTTAATTCCTGCAAAGCATCATATGAGAGTTGATACGTTATTACCAAATAACCCTCATGAAACTAACCAAGTAAGGAAGGCTGCACCCACAACATATAAAGTATAATTCATATTTAGGTTCAACAAAAAAACAGCCAAGTGAAAACAGAGTACAAATTTATGTACAGACCATCATATGTATGTGTTTGTATATAACACGGAGGTTGCAAATGATGTTAAGATAATATttaaggagaaaaaataaaagacaatgtTTTGAGTATAAGTGTCTGATTGACCCAAGTGAGTTAATAAAGTAGTGGTCTATTATGTTCCTAttggggggggcggggggggaaGACAAGCTTTTTTGGTGCCCCTCGGCAAAAGGGAAGTTCACAGTATGCTCCTTCTTCTACCAATCCATCTATAATGCAAacccattcccatggaagagtttACAGAGTATTTGGAAGACGAAGGTCCCCTTAAAGGCAtccttttttgtatggacagcttctTTAGGGAGGATTCTAACTATCGACAACCTAAGGAAACGCTGAATCAGTCTTGGATTGGTGTTATTTGTGTAAAAAAAGCAGAGAATCCGTCGATTATCTACTAATATATTGTTAGATTGCCACAACTTTGTGGAATGACTTTTTTGCTAGGGTGGgtgtagcttgggtgatgccaagaagGGTAATCGACCTCTTAGCTTCATGTAGAGATCTCCAAGGCCCTTCTCAAATTGCCacaatttggaagatggttccgaTTTACCTATGGTGtgtctttggagggagaggaaagagagaagctttgaagatcatGAGCAGTCATTGGATGAACTTtgaactttcttttttaacactttGTTCCAATGGTCGattgtatttgattttaatggcatgccCATTCATGAATTTATTGTATCACTAGAACATTACTCctaggcattgctcttgtatatgacccgtgtacttgggcttttgcctattcttacgatcaataaaatcttatttaccgataaaaaaaaaaaaaaatcctttccTGCCTGCAGTTACAATTAACATGCACTTTTCCTAGTAGAAAAGAATTGGCTAATACGCACCCTTAAGTTAACACACCCGTAATGTTATAAGAACAAATAAGTTTTAGCTAATGTAATGAACATACCAATTTTTGTCGTACCATTCATATAAAGAATGGTCtataaattttgactaaaagcATCAGTTATGTAATCTACAAATCCATGTTCAGAAGCTAAAATatgtacttgtaaaaaaaactacCTGTTCTCTCCTTTTCAACTCAGTTTCTTTAGCCTGGAGTTCCTTCTCCTTTGATTTCAAATCCTGAGTTAAAACGggaaataaattcaaaagaataaaaaaggaaatatttaCTCAACCAGAACACTCAGATAGcaagaaattctttttcttttttcaaggcAGCAAGACATACTTTCTAATTGAACATTTTAGGATTTGGATCTCCTAGGGTTCTTGACCAAACTCTAAGGCCAAGAGTGGGAGATAGATAGGCACATAAAATGGACCCCACAGCATTTATAACTAGTCGAGTGAATTTCTCAGGCATCATTAAATGCTCAATAAATGCTATGGATCCCACCTCATGTGTCTATTTTTCTTTACTAGTGTTAGGTCAAGAACTCTAGAGGatctcaattcaacattttgaGCACTGCAATCTACCTTTGCATTATCAAGAGGAATATCAATTGTAGCACCACGGTCATAAGGTTCATGTGGGAGGGGTGAAAGCCTTGAAGTTGCAGGAGGAACACTTCCAGGATTCTAAAAATGTCAAGAGAATAATTTCATAAGAATCTATATGGAGTCAGTAAAACATGAAGGCACAATCAACTCAATACAGCATGATGATGCATGAATAGAAAATGATTGATAAAAATCCCACAACATATGACCATAACTCTTAAAGAATACTCTCCCAAAAACTATAGCACAAAGCAAACAATCTAAACAAGTGATGCAGACAGTGTCGCTGTCTAGAAAGATTAAGCATAAATAAACAAGCAGAAGAACAAGAACTGAGTGTTGCTTTGGGTCTACCAGTAATAGTTAGGGTACATcagataagttaaaataaaagaatgcaGATACCCTCTAGGTCTTCGTAAATGAATACATCAACAGCAGCTAACATCTTAGGTGCTCATGAATAAAGAGCTTCGATCTATAACAGCTTTGAAGTCTATTATGGCTCTGTTTAGGTCAATCTGGTATTTTTTACAAGCCTCAATAGTTCAAACTTCAATTCTACGACGTGAATATAAAAACTTCAATGAATCGATTCAAACAATGGAAACAGATTTCttgaaacataaaaatcaaCATTTCCAATTCTTTAGTACTGGGAACTCATCAATCTAATAATCAATCCATCCATACCTCTACACCAAACACagcaaaatatttcaaaaacaatGAACAATGCTGCCTCTATGAAAATAATTCACACCAAATATGACTCTTCTGCATTACTTGacaccaaaagaaagaaaaagaaaccaaaaaaaaaaaaaaatgacttttgttAAAGTAAAGGTATCAGGAAAGGAAGAGGGCAAACTTACTGGCATATAAAATGCACCTCCACCATAGTTTGATTGGCCTGATCCTTTCCCTCGACCTGCCGAATCCTATGATATCAAAAGAAGTTCACAATCTCTGGGTCATATcaaaagaggaagaaatagGGAAAACAAAGTGATGATATAAAGTACAGCCAAAGAGTACATGGAACATGAAAACTCTGTAACAAATAGGTAAGGCAAAATATTTTACCATCTACGGGCCCCGGAAAAATCTCCAAGGGTATTCAAAATAATGGGAGTATAAACATCTCAGTAGGCCATTCCCACTCCATGTAATCCCCATATTTTCTGCTATTAACTTAACGCATTTCAATTTGCTTATTATAATAGTAAACATTCCGTCTGTCTTTCTTAGGCAAAGGCCAACGTCTCATACACATGTCCGTGGACAGactatattatattcttaaacattttaAGTGATTGAGCACAAAATCATAAGTAACAAACAACATATCGCCATAGAGAAATTGGACAAGTAAATCATTTTAACCACTCAaaccatttgaaaaattaaaataaatctgaaaataataaacaaagaaaaatgacatatcaGAAAACATAGCTCACAAGATCCAAAACAGTGCTTCTTATCATTTTCTCGAATTTCTCGTCAACCAAATAGAGAGAGTTAAAttatttacttgtaaaaaaaaaaaattatttacttgtaaaaaaaatgtgagattATTGAGGAAGGAAAATACAGGTTAAAAAATAGTTACGCGAACCGCATTGCGATTAAAGAATTCTAAAATTCTAACCCGCCATGGAAATGTAATACCAAAAGCAGATCTAACTACCATATCGAGatctcc carries:
- the LOC108981942 gene encoding secretory carrier-associated membrane protein 1-like, encoding MSRYDSNPFDEEVNPFADSAGRGKGSGQSNYGGGAFYMPNPGSVPPATSRLSPLPHEPYDRGATIDIPLDNAKDLKSKEKELQAKETELKRREQELKRREDAIARAGIVIEEKNWPPYFPIIHHDIANEIPVHLQRIQYVAFTTYLGLVLCLLWNIVAVTTAWIKGEGPTIWFLAIIYFISGVPGAYVLWYRPLYRAMRTDSALKFGWFFLSYVIHIAFCIFAAVAPPIIFKGKSLTGILPAIDVLSGHALVGIFYLVGFALFCIESLLSIWVIQQVYMYFRGSGKAAEMRREAARGTMMAAL